One Hevea brasiliensis isolate MT/VB/25A 57/8 chromosome 5, ASM3005281v1, whole genome shotgun sequence genomic region harbors:
- the LOC131180126 gene encoding uncharacterized protein LOC131180126: MDQLATHNKMLENQIAQQASSSSKAIEALSQIPSYPKFLKDILSKKRRLEDYETVAFTEECSAILQNKLPPKLKNPGSFSIPCLIGNMNINKALCDLSTSVSLMPLSLCKKLDVGELKPTTISLQLADRSVKYPVGILENIPIKVGKFFIPIDFVVLEMEEEVHIPIILGRPFLVTARAIINVKSRLLTLKVGEEEVEFNLFNAMKHKLKPDECFKVDVIDKQVEEEFIKAHPEDPLGASIMHSLTAEKENTKIIACVQSLTVSPSPLLAQVFAIEELKEEQPKGKLQENTKEDLLEKQGAGSKKGEKSSSQNHIREN, translated from the exons atggaccaacttgccacACACAACAAGATGCTTGAGAATCAAATTGCTCAACAGGCAAGTTCTTCAAGCAAGGCTATTG AAGCACTCTCTCAAATTCCATCCTATCCCAAGTTCCTCAAAGACATTTTATCAAAGAAGAGAAGGCTGGAGGACTATGAAACTGTTGCTtttacagaggaatgcagtgccatattaCAGAACAAGCTGCCACCAAAGCTCAagaatccaggaagcttctccataccttgcctTATCGGTAACATGAATATTAACAAAGCCCTCTGTGATCTAAGTACAAGTGTGAGTCTGATGCCTTTGTCATTATGTAAGAAGCTTGATGTGGGGGAACTTAAGCCTACAACAATTTCGTTACAACTGGCTGATCGATCTGTGAAATACCCTGTGGGCATTCTAGAAAACATCCCTATCAAGGTGGGAAAATTCTTTATCCCAATTGATTTTGTTGTGTTGGAAATGGAGGAGGAAGTCCATATCCCTATAATCTTGGGAAGACCTTTTCTAGTAACTGCTAGAGCTATCATAAACGTTAAGAGCAGGCTGctaactctcaaggtaggagaGGAAGAAGTAGAGTTCAACTTATTCAATGCAATGAAGCACAAGCttaaacctgatgaatgcttcaaggttgatgtGATTGATAagcaagttgaagaggaattcaTTAAAGCACACCCTGAAGACCCTCTAGGAGCATCCATCATGCACAGCCTCACAGCAGAGAAGGAGAACACGAAGATTATAGCTTGTGTGCAATCCTTGACAGTTAGTCCATCCCCACTATTAGCTCAAGTTTTTGCTATAGAAGAGTTAAAGGAAGAACAACCCAAGGgcaagctccaggaaaacaccaaAGAG gaccttCTGGAAAAGCAAGGAGCTGGAAGCAAGAAAGGAGAGAAAtcatcaagtcaaaaccacataagagaaaattga